In Sciurus carolinensis chromosome 17, mSciCar1.2, whole genome shotgun sequence, one genomic interval encodes:
- the LOC124969352 gene encoding zinc finger protein 48-like translates to MRCCPFRSPAEPVLTGRSWSTLLSTHRESTLSTSGDCAGGERPIHVRGVGWTPPRWPSRLAHLPEKPRATFPEGGSGEAGRGGADWTVQGRPGKDQFAANHGDGAPAAKGAPQSRRLLRRRGPRGRTGDRVGRGETRWRQWPRCGQCGLWFRLGRRPRGPADPRPGGSGQRTQALGLSRALGPEGHGGRASLEVRAGSPAPGPRRLPLSRTRGRTAATSPSLRRPRGAFNRLRSRRGGSAGRPSARAPTVLHRGAHTGHRPDACPHCGGFRDRRSPARHERTHTGQSPWACGQCGRAFSQTSTPVTHRRTHASGGPTGRPTAGRLSTPAAAWRAFNWAPGSWRPPCPPQRASPPLRRQHSRRRRRGGDRGQGARLTQSAQVRGLCLSGLGPRHPGWERPME, encoded by the exons ATGCGCTGCTGTCCCTTCAGGAGCCCTGCTGAGCCCGTGTTGACCGGGCGCAGCTGGTCCACCTTGCTCAGCACCCACCGGGAGTCCACTCTTTCCACCAGTGGTGACTGTGCAGGCGGAGAAAGGCCGATCCACGTGCGTGGGGTGGGATGGACTCCCCCACGCTGGCCGTCCAG ACTGGCTCACCTGCCTGAAAAACCAAGGGCCACCTTCCCAGAGGGCGGTTCCGGGGAAGCAGGACGGGGTGGTGCAGACTGGACGGTCCAGGGAAGACCCGGCAAGGACCAGTTCGCGGCAAACCACGGAGACGGGGCTCCTGCGGCAAAGGGTGCACCCCAGTCAAGGCGGCTGCTCCGGAGAAGGGGACCGCGTGGCCGAACTGGGGACAGGGTGGGCCGTGGGGAAACCCGTTGGCGACAGTGGCCCAGGTGTGGGCAGTGCGGCCTCTGGTTCCGCCTGGGCCGCCGACCGAGGGGACCCGCAGACCCCAGGCCCGGTGGCAGCGGCCAGCGCACTCAGGCCCTCGGCCTCAGCCGCGCTCTTGGGCCCGAAGGGCACGGCGGCCGGGCCTCGCTGGAGGTCCGCGCGGGAAGCCCCGCGCCTGGTCCACGCAGGCTCCCGCTGAGCCGGACCAGAGGACGCACTGCGGCGACAAGCCCCAGCCTGCGGCGCCCGCGGGGGGCCTTCAATCGTCTGCGGTCCCGCAGAGGAGGCTCGGCAGGGAGGCCTTCCGCCAGAGCGCCGACGGTCCTGCACCGCGGGGCGCACACGGGCCACAGGCCCGACGCCTGCCCGCACTGCGGCGGCTTCCGCGACCGCCGGTCCCCCGCCCGGCACGAGCGCACGCACACCGGCCAGAGCCCCTGGGCCTGCGGCCAGTGCGGGCGGGCCTTCAGCCAGACCTCGACGCCGGTCACGCACCGGAGGACGCACGCCAGCGGGGGACCCACGGGGCGGCCCACTGCGGGGCGGCTTTCCACCCCGGCGGCCGCCTGGAGGGCCTTTAACTGGGCGCCAGGTTCGTGGAGGCCCCCGTGCCCGCCACAGCGAGCATCGCCTCCGCTCCGCAGGCAGCACAGCCGCAGAAGGCGCAGAGGTGGGGACCGAGGTCAGGGCGCCAGGCTGACCCAGTCGGCCCAGGTTCGCGGGCTCTGCCTCTCTGGACTGGGCCCGAGACACCCTGGCTGGGAGAGGCCCATGGAGTAG